From Chrysemys picta bellii isolate R12L10 chromosome 1, ASM1138683v2, whole genome shotgun sequence:
ctgttattccaatcacaacatagttccttgattgtgccaggacttccaattcttcctgcttgtttcccaggcttcttgcattcgtatacatgcacctaagataactagacatgtcagggttccttccccactctgaactttagggtacagatgtaggggacctgcatgagatgctctaagctcaattaacagcttagatctggtctgggtGCCACCACTAAttcccaagcactaattcccttctctgggtagccttgagagactcttcaccaattccctggtgaacagggctggctccaggcaccagcttaacaagcaggtgcttggagcggtcaagggagaggggcgtcacctgtggcaattcgggggcggcaggtccctcactccctctataGAATTGCTATTAGTAGGGTCAGTTCATAATTTATTTCACTGAATAagaaaaatatcatttttcaATGTGTGAAGCACAACCAATCTGTTTAACTCatgaactccccccacacacacacacacatagtgcaTGTAATGTCTAATATTAttattgtctctccatccaggcatttGCACTGCGATCATAACCCTTGATCCTGGGCGCATAAACAAAGCGAGGGAAACATACGGTACATCCAGGAGACACCATTCTGCCTCAGAGCTGAACACACTCTCCCCTACTTCATGTCAAAGTCCAACACAAccaacttcaccaacccctctATCTTCATCCTggtgggcattcctggcctggaggcggCTCACGtatggatctccatccccttcagcATCATGTATgccatagccatcttggggaacttcagcATTCTCTTCATTGTGAAGATGGAGCAGAGCCTCCATaagcccatgtactatttcctctgtaTGCTGGCCATCACCGACCTGGTTCTGTCCACATCCACTCTGccaaaaatgctgagcatcttctggctCAATTCCAGAGAGATCGagttcagtgcctgcctcacccagatgtacttcctTCACTGCTTCTTAGTAACTGAGTCTGGGATCttcgtggccatggcttttgatcgctatgtggccatctgtgatcccctgagacattcaaTCATCCTGACAAACTCCATGGTGGCCAAGATCGGCCTGGGCATGGTGCTGCGTGGCGGCATGCTCGTGCTCCCCTTTATTTTCATGGCAaggcagtggccatattgcagaacaaACATCATACCCCACTCATACTGCGAGCACATGgccgtggtgaagctggcctgcacCGAAATCCATGTCAGTAATTACTACAGCCTCTCTGTGGTATTCTGTTCATTAGGTTTGGATCAGTTTTTTATTGCTGTGTCctatacccagatcctcagggccatctttagcctccccacaaaggatgcccgtctcaagacttttgggacctgcggcTCCCACCTATGTGCCATCTTAGCCTTCTACATCCCATGTCTCTTCTCCGTCCTCACGTACAGGTTTGGCAAGAATATGGCCCTGCATTTCCACGTTCTCATTGCCAGCGTTTACCTTCTGATTCCCCCCATGATAAACCCCATTATCTacggggtgaggaccaaacagatccgggacagACTGCTCCGGCTCTTTACTCATAAAGTGACCTAaagttttctcctggtgctctggttCTTAGACCGaggtctgtgcagagctggctggtgatgtgGTGCTGGGCCCTTTCCCCTGAATCACTGACGAGGCAGAAAAAGAGACATTAAACCCTTTCCTGGCCTTACTGTGCTGTCTCAGGGTGACAAACAAGGGAATTCATTTGTGTAGAACTCATTAACATATAGGGCTTCCACCTTTCTTATTACTGGTAACTAGACCCCTGATGCCCTGCCCCTGGCCTGTCCTCTTCCCTCATAGCACAGCCTCcttctccccttttctctccctattcccccaagaccctgcccctaTTACTCAGCTATAAATTCCCAGGGGAAGAAACCATTCTGTGAATTACTTGTTTTGATTTCAGTTCTCTTATTTTCCTCCTGGAAGCCTGTAGCAGGCAGAGTCCCTGCAAGAGGGATGGGCTGGGAGCTCTTTGCCCTGTTCCAGGCctcgggggcagggcaagggatcAGCTTTGATCACAGAAGGACAACAACTGAGAGAGGCTGTAGGATAATCCCCTGCGTTAGCTGGGATACCTGGGAGGGTGGGTTGTTGGGCAGAGCCTGGGGTGGGTTCTATAGCTCACAGGAGGGAGATAAATGACACATCTGCCATTAGCTGGCTATTTATACACATACACGGCACCTTATCTTGAACTACAGGCCACCCATTGCCCAGGGCCTGAAGCTGAACAGGGAAGCTTAGTCTAATGTACACTTTGCATGACGCTTTTAGTCACTACATCTAGCAGCTTTTTAGCTAGGCAGCGTTCTCCCCATGTCATGGTCCGACTGAGCCACACAGAGGTAAAGTGAGTTACTCAAGGACACACAAtgagtcggtggcagagctgagaatcaaAACTGGGAGTCCTGACCTCACCAGAACCATTGCTCTGGCTATGAACTGGCACTGTTCTCATACCAGTACAGCAACAATAACCATAACTTCAGACGCAAAGGTGATACATGTACATAAACAGGATAGTCATATTTAGCAAATCAGAGCTTTCCCATTGACACCTGACAGGACATATTATGTACAacatttgttgcaattgtataatcAGGGtagcaaaaataataaaaatgatcatatccaatcatacagcatcacaccgtGTTCTCGTCCCATGATGGTGCAAGAGCTGTTAGTCACCTAAACAAGGGGCATTGCCCGGGTTCTAGCAGGGAAGCAGCTGGGACACTAGAGCCACGGGAGGATGGGAAGAGCTGATAAAAGCTTCTTTTGCACAGGGAGCCTGCACCTTGTACAAAGACGGGAGGAAAGAGTTCTTTAAAAGTGAGAGGTGGACGTCCATGAACTTGGCTGTTTCCTTCAAGCATTTCCAGCCAGCCCCCTGGCTTTGAGCAACcttaacttgtgtttgactaaagcatcttccagtaAGGTGTCAGGGCTGGATCCACAAAGGCACTCAGGTAAATACTGAACTTCGGTGCCACTGCATTTCTCAAACCCCAGCTCATCTTCTGCCTGACCCTGCAGGAGCCTACGGTTCCGCCAGTAGCCTGCACTAAGCAACCTGAGCGCTGACACTGCTCCACAGCTAACGAGCTGCTCAGAGTCTTCGCTCAGGCCTCAATTCTGGTGGGATTCTCCAGTGAGGTGTCTCCCCCCCGCATCTCCCCAGCAGGGTTCTCAGACCCTGCCTCCTAGATGGAGCCTTGCAGGTTgggaatgtttgtgtgtgtgtgtgcatccatgtgtgtgtttgcacatggatccatgtgtgtgtgtgtatgtgtgcacgtgcatctgtgtgtgtgcacgtgcatcCGCATTTGTCtgtgaatctgtgtgtgtgtgcctacgtgggtttttttaatctctgcttATGTGGATCCATCTCTGTCTGTGCAAATGCATCCACGTACATGTGTGCATGTGCGTCCTTGTGTCTTTGTGCATGTAGATCCATGTGTGTGAGTGTGCACGTTGGTGCATGTATGTGTGTACACATGGTtttctgtgtgtgtacacatgggtccatgtgtgtgtgcatgtgcatccGTCTTTGTGCATCCCCATAATGTCCCCTAGCCCAGTGTTTAGTgccttgtgatggggtgtttgTGATGGGAGGGCATTGCcagtgatcgttcccctttattcgacattgtgaggcctcatctggagtactgtgtccagttttgagccccacactacaagaaggatgtggaaaaattggaaagagtcagcagagggcaacaaaaatgattagggggctggagcacataacttatgaggagaggctgagggaactgtgattgttagtctgcagaagagaaaaatgaggggggatttgatagctgctttcaactacctgaaagggggttctaaagaggatggctctagactgttctcggtggtaccagatgacagaacaagtagtaatggtctcaggttgcagcggggaggtttaggttggatattaggaaaaactttttcactaggagggtgggtgAAGCactgaatgggttacctaaggaggtggtggaatctccttccttagaggtttttaaggtcaggcttcacaaagccctggctgggacgatttagttgggatttggtcctgctttgagcagggggttggactagatgacctcctgaggtcccttccaaccctgatattctatgattctatgggcaagtcacatgtctatgcatgACTCTGTTTTCAggtagagcagccattgctcacatgctaccttgaacatttCCAGGAATGCTCCtcatatgtggattggagtctcccaaggtccattgttagttaagtgtttcttgattgggcacttatcCAGAATAGTCCTTCctcaagaaactgaccaaatgcttcactgatgctactcagaatcaaacacattgagatacaagtaaatagccaatattcataacttcaaatacaaaaatggtaCACACTTACAGACAGCATTATcctaaccagcaaattacaaccttttcatagacacctcctCTTTACAAGATTTGGGGCAGCTAtgggaccttggttgcaacaatggtctatacagtcacagttcatgtcaataacatcacacaggGACTGTTTCTCCTGTGTTTGTGAAgggcccagcacaatgggccctgaaCTGCAGTGGGGCCTCTGAAGGCTTCCACACAAATAATGATCATAAATAATAAACACAATAATCAACACAAATAAGGGCCTAGCTCCCACCATCCTTCATTGCCTTTAGCTACAGATTAAGCTCAATCCATGCTTGCCAGCTACAGAGTGTTAGTCACTTGAATACAGGAGGAAATGTCCCCCTGTTCAACTCAGACAGGAGAATTTGTTCAGTCTCATAACAGTGCTTAAAATCCCAAGTTCTCTGCACCAGAGAAATACCCCCAGTTAGCAGATGAGCAGGCAGAGAGTTCAGCTGTGGGAATCCAAGCGCCCTCCACCAGGGCAGTGCTGGAAAGTCTGACTCAGCCTGGAACATTAGATTTCAATTCCACCTGGGAGACACTGGGAGGAAATCAACCGAGAGGGAGAGAACAAATCCAATGCAAACACTACTCCAGTCTCTGTCCTGCCTATAGGGCCCCCCTTGTTCCAGGGCAgctttgtgggggagggacactCCACCCATAGGAACATTCTGTTGCTGTTGCTTTTACTAAGCCGAGCAACCCCGGTGGTTGTGATGCATTGGCAGGTTTCTGAGTGAGAGCGGAAGTGGAGTCCCACAGTTCACACCTCACAGGAGTGGGGAGCTCACTGTAGTaaaatgaggccctgaaacataaacccttgtatcagTGGCCCAGTCTGAGGCcggaggcctgaactaaagtaatggtccagactttgctaacataaagcaaagttaagctgtgagccagaggcaggccctgctaaCAGAATTTGGCAAGAAGAAGGCTGCTAATTGCCCGTATACATGTGCCAGGATGGCACCAGGACATCCCAATATGAACACATTCAGCAGAGATAATGAGGAACAGGTTGACCcatcttaaagacagggtcaaaaggataatatgatggatagacttgTTTGGTCGAACCAGCATGTACCAGGAGAGAGGCAGCACCCCAACAAATAGAGGAGTTTCACCTcgatacgtcaggagtgatgtg
This genomic window contains:
- the LOC101943071 gene encoding olfactory receptor 52M1-like — translated: MSKSNTTNFTNPSIFILVGIPGLEAAHVWISIPFSIMYAIAILGNFSILFIVKMEQSLHKPMYYFLCMLAITDLVLSTSTLPKMLSIFWLNSREIEFSACLTQMYFLHCFLVTESGIFVAMAFDRYVAICDPLRHSIILTNSMVAKIGLGMVLRGGMLVLPFIFMARQWPYCRTNIIPHSYCEHMAVVKLACTEIHVSNYYSLSVVFCSLGLDQFFIAVSYTQILRAIFSLPTKDARLKTFGTCGSHLCAILAFYIPCLFSVLTYRFGKNMALHFHVLIASVYLLIPPMINPIIYGVRTKQIRDRLLRLFTHKVT